CAGCTGCGCCTGCTCCAGCGCCTGCTGCGCGTCTTGCACGCTGCCCTCCAGCGCCTTCAGGCGGGCGCGCAGCGGCGCGGCCTGGGCTTGATCGACAAAGTCACCGAGCCGCACCGGCGCCTGCACACGCGGCAGGTCGCCCACCAGCTGGCTGCCCAGGCCGATGAGGAAGCTGGCAAACACGAACGCCACCAGCCACAGGCCCCGGCGAAACCACTTCTCCGACCAGCGCAATGCTTTGCCCATGATGCACCTTTTTTACTATTAATTTGATAGCTGCCAGCGCTTATCCAGCAAGCGCTACATGCCAATTACACCGCCATCACCCCTGCCCCAGCAGCCCTGCCACCTGCACGCGCAGGGCCTCGGGCTGCACGCTGGCGGCAGATATTTCGGGGCCGATGTTCAGGCCCACGCGGTTCCAAAAGCCGCGCCGGAAGGGGCGCACCATGGCGCCGCCTTGCTCGATGCGGCTGAAGTACGAGCCCCACAAATTCGTCAGCGCCATGGGCACGACGGGCGCGGCCACGCCATCAGCCTGGGCGCGTTCGATGATCTTCATGATGCCGCCCTTGAAGGGCTGCAGCTGCCCGTCGCGGGTGATGCCGCCTTCGGGGAAGATGGCAAGCAAGTCGCCCCCCTGCAGCACCTGGGCGGCGCGTTCAAATGCCGCTTCGTAGGTGGCGCTGTCTTCTTTTTGTGGTGCGACGGGAATGGCCTTGGCCAGGCGAAACAGCCAGCCGAGCACCGGCACGCGGAAGATGCGGTGGTCCATCAAAAAGTAAATGGGCCGGGGGCTGGCGGCCATGAGCAGCATGGCATCGACGAAGCTGACGTGGTTGCACGCCAGGATGGCCGCGCCCTCGGTGGGGATGTGCGCATCGCCGTGCACCTTGAAACGGTAAATGCAGCGCGACAAAACCCAGGCGACAAAGCGCAGCAGGTACTCGGGCACGAGCAAAAAGATGTAGCCCGCCACCACCGCATTGGCCAGGCCGGTGAGCAAGAACACCTGCGGCACGCTCAGCCCCGCACCCAGGAGCGCGCCGGCCAGAACGGCGCTGGCGATCATGAACAGCGCGTTCAAGATGTTGTTGGCGGCAATGATGCGCGCGCGGTGCGTGGGCTGGCTGCGCATCTGGATGAGGGCGTACATGGGCACGCTGTAGAGCCCGGCAAACAGGCTCAGCAGCAGCAAATCGAGCATCACGCGCCAGTGCGCCGCCTGCGCCAGGAAGGCGGTCAGGCCCATCAGCGGCGCCTCGGGCAGGCCGCGCGCGGCAAAGTACAGGTCGATGGCAAAAACGCTCATGCCGATGGTGCCCAGCGGCACCAGGCCGATCTCCACATGGCGGCGCGAGAGCACCTCGCACAGCAGCGCGCCCGTGCCAATGCCGACCGAGAACACCACCAGCAAGAGCGAGGCCACCTGCTCGTCGCCGTGCAGCACCTGCTTGGCAAAGCTGGGGAATTGCGACAAAAACACCGCGCCAAAGAACCACATCCACGAAATGCCCAGCAGCGAGCGAAAGACGACGATGTTCTCGTGCGCCAGCCGCAGGTTGCGCCAGGTTTCGGTGATCGGGTTCCAGTGGATGCGCAGCCCCGGGTCGGTCGCGGGCGCGGGCGGGATGGCCTGCGCCGCCACGCGCCCCACCAACGCCAGCAGCACGCAGCCGGCCGCCACCGCGCTGTGACCCACATCTGGCAGCGCCACGAGCAGACCACCGGCGACGTTGCCCAGCAAGATGGCGACGAAGGTGCCCATCTCCACCATGCCGTTGCCGCCGGTCAGCTCA
This DNA window, taken from Acidovorax sp. HDW3, encodes the following:
- a CDS encoding MFS transporter yields the protein MSDHPNQFALLTQRRFAPFFWTQFCGAANDNLFKFAFTVMVTYQLQVAWLAPAQAGLAIGALFILPFLLFSATAGQITDKLEKTRIIRFVKNLEIAIMLLAALGFVLTLPALLLACVFLMGLHSTLFGPVKFAYLPQALSERELTGGNGMVEMGTFVAILLGNVAGGLLVALPDVGHSAVAAGCVLLALVGRVAAQAIPPAPATDPGLRIHWNPITETWRNLRLAHENIVVFRSLLGISWMWFFGAVFLSQFPSFAKQVLHGDEQVASLLLVVFSVGIGTGALLCEVLSRRHVEIGLVPLGTIGMSVFAIDLYFAARGLPEAPLMGLTAFLAQAAHWRVMLDLLLLSLFAGLYSVPMYALIQMRSQPTHRARIIAANNILNALFMIASAVLAGALLGAGLSVPQVFLLTGLANAVVAGYIFLLVPEYLLRFVAWVLSRCIYRFKVHGDAHIPTEGAAILACNHVSFVDAMLLMAASPRPIYFLMDHRIFRVPVLGWLFRLAKAIPVAPQKEDSATYEAAFERAAQVLQGGDLLAIFPEGGITRDGQLQPFKGGIMKIIERAQADGVAAPVVPMALTNLWGSYFSRIEQGGAMVRPFRRGFWNRVGLNIGPEISAASVQPEALRVQVAGLLGQG